From a region of the Streptomyces tirandamycinicus genome:
- a CDS encoding ATP-binding protein, with translation MSIWWSLHLRREAASVPLARRLLLGAMETAGVDPDISFDLSVALSEACANAVEHGGPCAAGSPADGYRVTAYLDGEKCRIEVADGGPGFPDCAHVSGAGPAAESGRGLCLIEQLADHVSLRNRPGRGAVVSFDKVLKWRDGALLGAV, from the coding sequence ATGAGCATCTGGTGGTCTCTCCATTTGCGGCGCGAAGCTGCGAGCGTGCCGCTCGCTCGACGTCTTCTGCTCGGTGCCATGGAGACCGCGGGCGTCGACCCCGACATTTCCTTCGACCTCTCCGTCGCGCTGAGCGAGGCCTGTGCGAACGCCGTCGAGCACGGCGGGCCCTGTGCGGCCGGCTCCCCGGCGGACGGGTACCGCGTGACGGCCTACCTGGACGGCGAGAAGTGCCGTATCGAGGTGGCGGACGGCGGACCCGGTTTCCCGGACTGCGCGCACGTCTCCGGCGCGGGCCCGGCCGCCGAGAGCGGCCGCGGGCTCTGTCTCATCGAGCAGCTCGCCGACCATGTGTCCCTGCGGAACCGGCCCGGCCGGGGCGCGGTGGTGAGCTTCGACAAGGTACTGAAATGGCGGGACGGCGCCCTGCTCGGAGCGGTCTGA
- a CDS encoding aminopeptidase P family protein, which yields MAEELTPATPVNESDRTAEAGGTEEPIEQRKNGLYPEVSDELAANMKSGWADTELHDLAPIAQAAHTERRRAALSARFPGERLVIPAGNLRTRSNDSEYAFRASTEYAYLTGDQSHDGVLVLEPTADGHTATVHLLPRSNRENGEFWLDGQGELWVGRRHSLAEAARLLGLPAEDVRELPGKLREATGPVRVVRGHDAGIESALTDKVTAERDEELRVFLSEARLVKDEFEIAELQKACDSTARGFEDVVRVLDRAEATSERWIEGTFFLRARVEGNDVGYGSICAAGPHATTLHWVRNDGPVRSGELLLLDAGVETTELYTADVTRTLPISGRFTGLQRRIYDAVYEAQEAGIAAVRPGALFSDFHDAAQRVLATRLVEWGLLGDLDVEKVLELGLQRRWTLHGTGHMLGMDVHDCAAARRETYVAGTLEPGMCLTVEPGLYFQADDLTVPEEYRGIGVRIEDDILVTEDGNRNLSAALPRRADEVEAWMARLRG from the coding sequence GTGGCAGAGGAGCTCACCCCGGCGACCCCGGTGAACGAGTCCGACCGCACCGCCGAGGCGGGAGGCACCGAGGAGCCGATCGAGCAGCGCAAGAACGGGCTGTACCCGGAGGTCTCCGACGAGCTCGCCGCGAACATGAAGTCCGGCTGGGCCGACACCGAACTGCACGACCTGGCGCCGATCGCACAGGCCGCGCACACCGAGCGCCGCCGCGCCGCCCTCTCCGCCCGCTTCCCCGGCGAGCGGCTGGTGATCCCGGCGGGCAATCTGCGGACCCGCTCCAACGACTCCGAGTACGCCTTCCGCGCCTCCACCGAGTACGCCTACCTCACCGGCGACCAGAGCCACGACGGCGTCCTGGTGCTGGAGCCCACCGCCGACGGCCACACGGCGACGGTCCACCTGCTGCCCCGGTCCAACCGGGAGAACGGCGAGTTCTGGCTGGACGGCCAGGGCGAACTGTGGGTCGGCCGCCGCCACTCGCTCGCCGAGGCCGCCCGCCTGTTGGGCCTCCCCGCCGAGGACGTGCGCGAGCTGCCGGGCAAGCTGCGCGAGGCCACCGGCCCGGTCCGCGTCGTCCGCGGCCACGACGCGGGCATCGAGTCCGCCCTGACCGACAAGGTCACCGCGGAGCGCGACGAGGAGCTGCGCGTCTTCCTGTCCGAGGCCCGCCTGGTCAAGGACGAGTTCGAGATCGCCGAGCTGCAGAAGGCCTGCGACTCCACGGCCCGCGGCTTCGAGGACGTCGTCCGGGTGCTGGACCGCGCCGAGGCCACCAGCGAGCGCTGGATCGAGGGCACGTTCTTCCTGCGCGCCCGCGTCGAGGGCAACGACGTCGGCTACGGCTCCATCTGCGCCGCCGGCCCGCACGCCACCACCCTGCACTGGGTCCGCAACGACGGCCCGGTCCGCTCCGGCGAGCTGCTCCTCCTGGACGCCGGTGTGGAGACCACCGAGCTCTACACGGCCGACGTGACCCGCACCCTGCCGATCAGCGGCCGCTTCACCGGGCTGCAGCGCCGGATCTACGACGCGGTGTACGAGGCCCAGGAGGCCGGTATCGCCGCCGTGCGGCCGGGCGCGCTCTTCAGCGACTTCCACGACGCGGCCCAGCGGGTCCTCGCCACCCGGCTCGTGGAGTGGGGCCTGCTCGGCGACCTCGACGTGGAGAAGGTGCTGGAGCTCGGTCTCCAGCGGCGCTGGACCCTGCACGGCACCGGCCACATGCTCGGCATGGACGTCCACGACTGCGCGGCCGCGCGCCGCGAGACCTATGTGGCGGGCACGCTGGAGCCGGGCATGTGCCTGACCGTCGAGCCGGGTCTGTACTTCCAGGCCGACGACCTGACGGTGCCCGAGGAGTACCGCGGCATCGGAGTGCGGATCGAGGACGACATCCTCGTCACCGAGGACGGCAACCGGAACCTCTCTGCGGCGCTGCCGCGCAGGGCCGACGAGGTCGAGGCGTGGATGGCCCGGCTCAGGGGCTGA
- a CDS encoding ATP-binding protein yields the protein MRHRTRIGRFPVQAIGASTPWRGAKEVSGVALVVAQEVPTSSCMAVPHGPAGVGEARHRMREQLRRSGVSDSVVDDAVLILSELLSNACRHGRPLGQHTEIGDGDIRAAWRLDPSGGLTVEVTDGGGPTRPVPSTPSVTAHGGRGLNIISALARDWGVRDSAAGEVTVWVLVTEGHRRDDFATRVTGPGFEFTDAYDDVD from the coding sequence GTGCGTCATCGGACGCGGATTGGCCGGTTTCCGGTCCAGGCCATTGGGGCATCCACTCCGTGGCGTGGGGCGAAGGAGGTCTCGGGGGTGGCGTTGGTGGTGGCACAGGAGGTGCCCACGTCGTCGTGCATGGCCGTACCCCATGGCCCTGCGGGCGTGGGTGAGGCACGGCACCGGATGCGTGAGCAACTGCGGCGCAGCGGGGTGTCCGATTCGGTCGTCGACGATGCCGTTCTGATCCTTTCCGAACTGCTGAGCAATGCCTGCCGTCACGGCAGACCGCTCGGGCAGCACACGGAGATCGGTGACGGCGACATCCGAGCCGCATGGCGTCTCGACCCGTCCGGCGGCCTGACCGTCGAGGTGACGGACGGGGGCGGTCCCACCCGCCCGGTTCCGTCGACGCCCTCGGTCACGGCACACGGCGGCCGAGGGCTCAACATCATCAGTGCGCTCGCCCGGGACTGGGGCGTGAGGGACAGCGCCGCCGGCGAGGTCACCGTGTGGGTCCTCGTCACGGAGGGGCACCGTCGCGACGATTTCGCTACGCGCGTCACCGGCCCCGGCTTCGAGTTCACCGACGCCTACGACGACGTCGACTGA
- a CDS encoding PP2C family protein-serine/threonine phosphatase: MIQDRLAGWVSDLTTLHELTERLARTGSLDEALDELLRAGAALVGARRGMVVLEPADGRGPASTVGLGLAHADLGHIETVPRSATGYGRILDGGTAGVPGPVAQADLLHDAALDPRHREVAARLGYAASYALPLATEDAGRLGAAVWFYDEPAEPVERQRHLVGLYGRYATEHLARMLELERTRRQMAVIADELLPGRLPRIPGVRLAARHLTGTRGGGEWYDALPLPEGALGLAVGSVSGSGPSALAAMGRLRASLRAYAVMEGEDPVAVLSDLELLLRLTEPARSATALFAYCEPAPAAHADGSGSGSGSGSKIVLAGAGHTPPLILGQHRTEFVETSLSAPLGMLACWEAPSVEFCPAPGETVLLYTDGLLRRTGDPMDRAFTRLHTAAAGVPKAMRDDPGAVADHVLRTVLPDALDGGRDGEDVVMLAARFD; encoded by the coding sequence ATGATCCAGGACCGCCTGGCCGGCTGGGTCTCCGACCTCACCACGCTCCACGAACTCACCGAACGCCTCGCCAGGACCGGCTCGCTGGACGAGGCGCTCGACGAACTCCTGCGCGCGGGCGCCGCCCTGGTCGGTGCCCGCCGCGGCATGGTCGTCCTCGAACCCGCCGACGGCCGCGGCCCCGCCAGCACCGTCGGACTGGGCCTCGCCCACGCCGACCTGGGCCACATCGAGACCGTCCCCCGCAGTGCCACCGGGTACGGCCGGATCCTCGACGGCGGTACGGCCGGCGTCCCCGGCCCCGTCGCCCAGGCGGACCTCCTCCACGACGCGGCACTCGACCCGCGCCACCGCGAGGTCGCCGCACGCCTGGGCTACGCCGCCAGCTACGCCCTGCCGCTCGCCACGGAGGACGCGGGGAGGCTGGGCGCCGCCGTCTGGTTCTACGACGAGCCCGCCGAACCCGTGGAACGCCAGCGCCATCTCGTCGGCCTCTACGGGCGGTACGCCACCGAGCACCTCGCCCGGATGCTGGAGCTCGAACGGACCCGCCGGCAGATGGCCGTCATCGCCGACGAACTGCTGCCCGGCAGGCTGCCCCGGATCCCCGGGGTGCGCCTCGCGGCCCGGCATCTCACCGGCACGCGCGGCGGAGGCGAGTGGTACGACGCGCTGCCGCTGCCCGAGGGCGCCCTGGGACTCGCCGTGGGCTCGGTCTCCGGTTCGGGACCGAGCGCGCTGGCCGCCATGGGCAGACTCCGGGCCAGCCTCCGGGCGTACGCGGTGATGGAGGGCGAGGACCCCGTCGCCGTGCTGTCGGACCTGGAGTTGCTGCTGAGGCTCACCGAACCGGCCCGCTCGGCGACCGCGCTCTTCGCCTACTGCGAGCCCGCCCCGGCGGCCCACGCCGACGGCAGTGGCAGTGGCAGTGGCAGTGGCAGCAAGATCGTGCTGGCCGGCGCCGGGCACACCCCGCCGCTGATCCTCGGGCAGCACCGCACCGAGTTCGTCGAGACGTCGCTGTCGGCGCCGCTGGGGATGCTCGCGTGCTGGGAGGCACCCAGCGTGGAGTTCTGCCCCGCACCCGGAGAAACGGTGCTGCTCTACACCGACGGGCTGCTGAGGCGCACCGGCGACCCGATGGACCGGGCCTTCACCCGGCTGCACACCGCCGCCGCGGGCGTGCCCAAGGCCATGCGCGACGACCCGGGCGCGGTGGCCGACCACGTGCTGCGCACGGTGCTCCCCGACGCGCTCGACGGCGGGCGGGACGGCGAGGACGTGGTGATGCTGGCCGCCCGGTTCGACTGA
- a CDS encoding bifunctional DNA primase/polymerase, with protein sequence MREILGRRRRLRFWRKGRPAPLLDAALTCATEWNWPVLPGVGLNAAGRRTEHGRGCACPDHECVVPGAHPFDPGLLAATTDERMVRWWWTQRPTAPVVLATGGRAPCAVSLPAVAGARALAALDRMEMRLGPVLATPTRWSLLVAPYSMERLGELLYAKDRVPSSLRFHGSGGYLVLPPSETGTGQVRWERAPLPGSAAPWLPDVEAVVDALVEASVSAPSGVTPPESGEGSRLAY encoded by the coding sequence ATGCGCGAGATCCTCGGAAGGCGACGCAGGCTCCGGTTCTGGCGCAAGGGGAGGCCTGCTCCTCTACTCGACGCGGCGCTGACCTGCGCCACCGAATGGAACTGGCCCGTGCTGCCCGGTGTGGGACTCAACGCCGCCGGCCGGCGGACCGAGCACGGGCGCGGCTGTGCCTGCCCCGACCACGAGTGCGTCGTCCCCGGCGCGCACCCCTTCGACCCCGGGCTGCTGGCGGCGACCACCGACGAGCGGATGGTGCGCTGGTGGTGGACCCAGCGGCCCACCGCCCCCGTCGTGCTCGCCACGGGAGGCCGCGCGCCGTGCGCGGTGAGCCTGCCGGCGGTCGCCGGGGCCCGGGCGCTCGCCGCACTCGACCGCATGGAGATGAGACTCGGCCCCGTTCTCGCGACACCGACCAGGTGGTCCCTGCTCGTCGCCCCCTACTCGATGGAGCGGCTGGGCGAACTGCTCTACGCCAAGGACCGGGTGCCGAGTTCGCTTCGCTTCCACGGCTCGGGCGGCTATCTGGTGCTGCCGCCCTCGGAGACCGGCACGGGACAGGTCCGATGGGAGCGCGCCCCGCTCCCCGGCTCGGCGGCGCCCTGGCTGCCGGACGTGGAAGCGGTCGTCGACGCCCTCGTCGAGGCGAGCGTCAGCGCGCCGTCGGGCGTGACTCCTCCGGAGAGCGGGGAGGGGTCCCGCCTCGCGTACTGA
- a CDS encoding DUF5926 family protein, with protein MAKKRPQTKAAAKPQVTDGEIPVVGAREPCPCGSGRRYKACHGRAAAHAVTELVQRPFEGLPGEGDWVALRELVPAATVALALKDGLPEDVPSLTLATVLPMAWPALRREDGSVMLALQNDTPSGDLSRDLADTLQRTLTTKPGNAVAPRRAPADGPRLQDLIDADAPFEPVVHSGFEFWIPESVETTSAEVTASLERANAAAIPTARLSGVDAAYWCETPEKNHLRWVMPHSEERLLDALARLHAAGASSLGEGTRLVGSFRAHGLVVPVWDLPVGMGAEECEKPAAEFAERLAKALATDSPLTGEERRARSGLTNRQVTLS; from the coding sequence ATGGCCAAGAAGCGCCCCCAGACGAAGGCCGCCGCCAAGCCCCAGGTCACCGATGGTGAGATCCCGGTGGTCGGCGCCCGCGAGCCCTGCCCCTGCGGTTCGGGCCGTCGCTACAAGGCCTGCCACGGGCGGGCCGCCGCACACGCCGTGACCGAGCTGGTCCAGCGTCCCTTCGAGGGGCTCCCCGGCGAGGGCGACTGGGTCGCCCTCCGCGAGCTGGTGCCCGCCGCCACCGTCGCCCTGGCCCTCAAGGACGGGCTGCCCGAGGACGTCCCGTCGCTCACCCTCGCGACCGTCCTCCCCATGGCGTGGCCCGCGCTGCGCCGCGAGGACGGCTCCGTCATGCTCGCCCTGCAGAACGACACGCCTTCCGGCGACCTCAGCCGCGACCTCGCCGACACCCTGCAGCGCACGCTGACCACGAAGCCCGGCAACGCGGTGGCCCCGCGGCGCGCCCCCGCCGACGGTCCGCGGCTCCAGGACCTGATCGACGCGGACGCCCCGTTCGAGCCGGTCGTGCACAGCGGTTTCGAGTTCTGGATTCCGGAGTCGGTGGAGACCACGAGCGCCGAGGTGACCGCTTCGCTGGAGCGCGCCAACGCGGCCGCGATCCCGACGGCGAGGCTGTCCGGCGTCGACGCCGCCTACTGGTGCGAGACTCCGGAGAAGAACCACCTGCGCTGGGTCATGCCGCACTCCGAGGAGCGGCTGCTGGACGCGCTCGCCCGGCTGCACGCCGCCGGTGCGTCGAGCCTCGGTGAAGGCACCCGCCTCGTCGGGTCGTTCCGTGCGCACGGCCTGGTGGTGCCCGTCTGGGACCTGCCCGTCGGCATGGGTGCGGAGGAGTGCGAGAAGCCGGCGGCCGAGTTCGCCGAGCGGCTCGCCAAGGCGCTCGCGACGGACTCCCCGCTCACCGGCGAGGAGCGCCGGGCCCGCAGCGGTCTCACCAACCGCCAGGTCACGCTGAGCTGA